Proteins found in one Myxococcaceae bacterium JPH2 genomic segment:
- a CDS encoding PEGA domain-containing protein — protein MRFVLWMGVVAWTGCASSQPEPATMARARELMRTAGTPRGDLVLRCDPSDAEVSLDGVPQGMCRDFAGSPRGLGVGEGLHQIDVRKQGFWPYTTYYEASGARATLHIQLRASGTPSGGGTP, from the coding sequence ATGAGGTTCGTGCTTTGGATGGGAGTGGTGGCCTGGACGGGCTGCGCGTCGAGCCAGCCTGAGCCCGCGACGATGGCGCGGGCGCGCGAGCTGATGCGCACGGCGGGCACTCCACGCGGTGATCTCGTGCTGCGGTGCGATCCATCGGACGCCGAGGTGTCGTTGGACGGGGTGCCGCAGGGCATGTGTCGCGACTTCGCGGGCTCTCCACGAGGGCTCGGCGTGGGCGAGGGCCTGCACCAGATCGACGTGCGGAAGCAGGGCTTTTGGCCCTACACGACCTACTACGAGGCCAGTGGCGCGCGCGCGACGCTGCACATTCAGTTGCGCGCCTCGGGCACCCCCAGCGGGGGAGGGACACCGTGA
- the rplT gene encoding 50S ribosomal protein L20 has protein sequence MRVKKGFKARRRRNRILKLAKGYRGRRKNCYKRANQAVERALDYAARDRAARKRNFRSLWIVRINAAARTVGMSYSKLIAGLAKAQVALDRKVLSDMAIADPAGFAAVANIAKAA, from the coding sequence ATGCGCGTCAAGAAGGGTTTCAAGGCTCGTCGCCGTCGTAATCGGATTCTGAAGCTGGCCAAGGGTTACCGCGGCCGCCGGAAGAACTGCTACAAGCGCGCCAACCAGGCGGTCGAGCGCGCTCTGGACTACGCTGCTCGTGACCGTGCGGCCCGCAAGCGGAACTTCCGCTCGCTGTGGATCGTTCGCATCAACGCGGCGGCCCGTACCGTGGGCATGTCCTACTCGAAGCTGATCGCCGGGCTCGCCAAGGCGCAGGTCGCGCTGGACCGCAAGGTCCTGTCCGACATGGCCATCGCGGATCCCGCGGGCTTTGCGGCCGTCGCCAACATCGCGAAGGCGGCCTGA
- the pheS gene encoding phenylalanine--tRNA ligase subunit alpha, whose protein sequence is MRDRLQALADAARQEIAGASELPAVEALRIRYLGKKGELSSVLGGMGKLPPDERRALGEIANSVKAELEQLLADATRRAEEAALEAQLKGPKLDVTLPGRGVAPGSRHPVSRTMEDIVRTFARLGFEVAVGPEIELDYFNFEALNLPKDHPARDMQDTFYVDESTLGHARKADSPSLLRTHTSPVQVRHMLAKKPPVRAVMPGRVYRRDSDITHTPMFHQVEGLLVDKDVSFAELKGTLAAFVRAFFGADTRTRFRPSFFPFTEPSAEVDISCTSCGGKGCRICKQTGWLEVLGSGMVHPNVFTAAGYDPGEVTGYAFGMGVERIAMLRYRIDDLRMMFENDARFLEQF, encoded by the coding sequence ATGCGAGACCGGTTGCAGGCGCTGGCGGACGCGGCCCGGCAGGAGATTGCCGGCGCCTCGGAGCTGCCCGCGGTGGAAGCGCTGCGGATTCGCTACCTGGGCAAGAAGGGTGAGCTGTCCAGTGTCCTGGGCGGGATGGGCAAGCTGCCTCCCGATGAGCGCAGAGCGCTGGGCGAGATTGCCAACAGCGTGAAGGCGGAGCTGGAGCAGCTCCTGGCGGACGCCACGCGCCGGGCCGAGGAGGCCGCGCTGGAGGCGCAGCTCAAGGGCCCGAAGCTGGACGTGACGTTGCCTGGGCGCGGCGTGGCGCCGGGGAGTCGGCACCCGGTGTCGCGGACGATGGAGGACATTGTCCGGACGTTCGCGCGGCTGGGGTTCGAGGTGGCGGTGGGTCCGGAGATCGAGCTGGACTACTTCAACTTCGAGGCGCTGAACCTGCCCAAGGATCACCCCGCGCGGGACATGCAGGACACGTTCTACGTGGACGAGTCCACGCTGGGGCACGCGCGCAAGGCGGACAGCCCGTCGCTGCTGCGCACCCATACGTCGCCGGTCCAGGTGCGGCACATGCTGGCGAAGAAGCCGCCGGTGCGTGCGGTGATGCCGGGGCGCGTGTACCGCCGCGACTCGGACATCACGCACACGCCGATGTTCCACCAGGTGGAAGGCCTGCTGGTGGACAAGGACGTGAGCTTCGCGGAGCTGAAGGGCACGCTGGCCGCGTTCGTGCGCGCGTTCTTCGGCGCGGACACGCGCACGCGCTTCCGTCCCTCGTTCTTCCCGTTCACCGAGCCGTCGGCCGAGGTGGACATCTCCTGCACGTCGTGCGGCGGCAAGGGCTGCCGCATCTGCAAGCAGACGGGGTGGCTGGAGGTCCTGGGGAGCGGGATGGTGCATCCCAACGTGTTCACCGCGGCGGGCTATGACCCGGGCGAGGTGACGGGCTACGCGTTCGGCATGGGCGTGGAGCGCATCGCGATGCTGCGCTACCGCATCGACGACCTGCGGATGATGTTCGAGAACGACGCGCGCTTCCTCGAGCAGTTCTGA
- the thrS gene encoding threonine--tRNA ligase, which translates to MSEMITVTLPDGSQKQTARGTTIGDFVREGIGAGLAKAALFARANGQDMDMSRPLTEDVKLQIFTSKSPEGLDLIRHDAAHVVASAVQRLFPGTQVTIGPSTEEGFYYDFFREKPFTPEDLEKIEAEANALLKKDEAFVRTEISMEDAVRLFEQKGETFKVEIVKDIAAKGAKTLTLYTHGDWVDFCLGPHAPSTGKIGVIKILSSSGAYWRGDHRNPMLQRIYGTAFFDKKALQEYVTRIEESKKRDHRKLGKELDLFHFHPYAPGAAFWTPKGTALYQTLSDWMRGLTAGDGYVEIKTPLMFNKGLWETSGHWGKYKENMFLVLDNETGEHDFSLKPMNCPSHHLYFGFKRHSYRDLPLRLHTQDVLHRNEAAGSLGGLTRVRQFAQDDAHIYCMESQITDEVRRFVKLLDRVYKAVGLTYAVKLSTRPEQRLGDDSLWDRAEGGLKTALESLGLAYELAPGDGAFYGPKIDFTVSDSIGRRWQLGTMQLDYLAPQRFDLNYIGEDNAEHRPVVLHRAIFGSFERFTAILIEHFAGAFPAWLAPIQAVLVTVADRQLDYARKVRDDLRAKGYRVEVDERGMTLNAKIREAQIQKVPFTLVVGDAEVEAGGVAPRRYGGEDLKSMKLADFEAVLAKEGALP; encoded by the coding sequence ATGTCCGAAATGATCACGGTGACGCTCCCCGACGGCAGCCAGAAGCAGACGGCCCGGGGAACCACCATCGGCGATTTCGTGCGGGAGGGCATCGGGGCCGGGTTGGCCAAGGCCGCGCTCTTCGCGCGGGCAAACGGTCAGGACATGGACATGTCCCGCCCGCTCACCGAGGACGTGAAGCTCCAGATCTTCACCTCCAAGAGCCCCGAGGGTCTGGACCTCATCCGCCATGACGCGGCCCACGTGGTGGCCAGCGCCGTGCAGCGCCTCTTCCCCGGGACGCAGGTCACCATCGGCCCGTCGACGGAGGAGGGCTTCTACTACGACTTCTTCCGCGAGAAGCCCTTCACGCCGGAGGACCTGGAGAAGATCGAGGCCGAGGCGAACGCGCTCCTGAAGAAGGACGAGGCGTTTGTCCGCACCGAGATCTCCATGGAGGACGCCGTTCGCCTCTTCGAGCAGAAGGGCGAGACCTTCAAGGTCGAGATCGTCAAGGACATCGCCGCGAAGGGCGCCAAGACGCTCACGCTCTACACCCACGGCGACTGGGTGGACTTCTGCCTGGGGCCCCACGCTCCGAGCACCGGGAAGATCGGCGTCATCAAGATCCTCTCCTCCAGCGGCGCGTACTGGCGCGGCGACCACCGCAACCCGATGCTCCAGCGCATCTACGGCACGGCCTTCTTCGACAAGAAGGCGCTGCAGGAGTACGTGACGCGCATCGAGGAGTCGAAGAAGCGCGACCACCGCAAGCTGGGCAAGGAGCTGGATCTCTTCCACTTCCACCCGTACGCGCCTGGCGCCGCCTTCTGGACCCCGAAGGGCACCGCGCTCTACCAGACGCTCTCCGACTGGATGCGCGGCCTGACGGCGGGCGATGGCTACGTGGAGATCAAGACGCCCCTGATGTTCAACAAGGGGCTCTGGGAGACCAGCGGCCACTGGGGCAAGTACAAGGAGAACATGTTCCTCGTGCTCGACAACGAGACGGGGGAGCACGACTTCTCGCTCAAGCCGATGAACTGCCCGTCGCATCACCTGTACTTCGGCTTCAAGCGGCACAGCTATCGCGACCTGCCCCTGCGGCTCCACACGCAGGATGTGCTGCACCGGAACGAGGCGGCGGGTTCGCTCGGCGGCCTCACCCGCGTGCGCCAGTTCGCGCAGGACGACGCCCACATCTACTGCATGGAGAGCCAGATCACCGACGAGGTGCGGCGCTTCGTGAAGTTGCTGGACCGCGTCTACAAGGCGGTCGGGCTCACCTATGCGGTGAAGCTGTCCACGCGTCCCGAGCAGCGCCTCGGGGATGACTCGCTCTGGGATCGCGCCGAGGGCGGCCTGAAGACGGCGCTGGAGTCGCTGGGCCTGGCGTACGAGCTGGCTCCGGGCGATGGCGCCTTCTATGGCCCGAAGATCGACTTCACGGTGTCTGACAGCATCGGCCGCCGCTGGCAGCTGGGTACCATGCAACTGGACTACCTGGCGCCGCAGCGCTTCGACCTGAACTACATCGGCGAGGACAACGCCGAGCACCGGCCGGTGGTTCTGCACCGGGCGATCTTCGGCTCGTTCGAGCGCTTCACGGCCATCCTCATCGAGCACTTCGCCGGTGCGTTCCCGGCGTGGCTGGCGCCGATCCAGGCGGTGCTCGTCACCGTGGCGGACCGCCAGCTCGACTACGCGCGGAAGGTCCGCGACGACCTCCGGGCCAAGGGCTACCGCGTCGAGGTGGATGAGCGCGGGATGACGCTCAACGCGAAGATTCGCGAGGCGCAGATCCAGAAGGTTCCGTTCACCCTGGTGGTGGGTGACGCCGAGGTCGAAGCGGGCGGCGTGGCCCCGCGCCGCTATGGCGGAGAGGACCTCAAGAGCATGAAGCTCGCGGACTTCGAGGCGGTCCTGGCCAAGGAGGGCGCCCTCCCGTAA
- a CDS encoding phenylalanine--tRNA ligase subunit beta, translating to MKISVKWLGDYVALPPSVDELARKLTAAGLEIEGVERPGEGLRGVVVAQIRESVQHPNADKLSVTQVDIGGSAMLQVVCGAKNYKVGDRVPLATAGAKLPNGMEIKQAALRGVESFGMLCSAKELGLTEDSSGLLILAPDAKLGAPVAEALGLDDSVLEVNVTPNRPDALSHLGVAREVGVVTGAALKLPQPKLAESGAPASERVKVRIEDATRCTRYAARVVENVTIRPSPAWMQERLKSCGVRAINNVVDVTNYVLLEYGQPLHAFDLDKLAGPEIVVRTAGRGEKMHTLDGRERALDPDDLLICDRDRPQAIAGVMGGGDSEVSQGTTRIVLESAHFVGSSVRRTAKRHALHTEASHRFERGTDLDAVIPAVDRAAQLIAELSGGTVAPGRVDVYPEPKPARRVTLRYGRVERVLGVAVAEAECRRILGALGFKAVEEGEGQTTYDVPRARVDVEREEDLMEEVARVFGYDNIPARLPRGLDTLVPEPASAEAERRLRHALSGAGLNEVVNYSFVAPKSLEVLGAKDAPIALVNPLSVEQSVMRTSLLPGLLENLSRSVRHQVESVALYETGRAYYRDAQGGQGMRPAAREVPRVAGLLWGLRGGGRSWTQKDARMDFYDAKGAVEALLHELHVTGATFSSAERPAYHPRTCAQVALADGTVLGHVGEVHPRVTKALGLPEGVLVFELDTEPLYAASRLVAESQPLPKYPAVLRDLAVVVPVELANEEVRRVILEVGAPLVEDALVFDVYTGKPIPEGKKNLAYALRYRSPERTLTDVEVTTAHQRIITEVNQRLGAALRA from the coding sequence GTGAAGATTTCGGTGAAGTGGCTCGGCGATTACGTGGCGCTGCCGCCGTCGGTGGACGAGCTGGCGCGCAAGCTGACCGCGGCGGGGCTGGAGATCGAGGGCGTGGAGCGCCCGGGCGAGGGACTGCGCGGCGTGGTGGTGGCGCAGATCCGCGAGTCCGTGCAGCACCCCAACGCGGACAAGCTGTCCGTCACCCAGGTGGACATCGGCGGCTCCGCGATGCTCCAAGTGGTGTGCGGCGCGAAGAACTACAAAGTGGGCGACCGCGTTCCGCTGGCGACGGCGGGAGCGAAGCTGCCCAACGGGATGGAGATCAAGCAGGCCGCGCTCCGAGGCGTGGAGAGCTTCGGCATGCTGTGCTCGGCGAAGGAGCTGGGCCTCACCGAGGACTCCTCGGGGCTGCTCATCCTCGCGCCGGACGCGAAGCTGGGCGCGCCGGTGGCCGAGGCGCTGGGGCTGGATGACTCGGTGCTGGAGGTGAACGTCACGCCGAACCGACCGGACGCGCTGAGCCACCTGGGCGTGGCGCGTGAGGTCGGCGTGGTGACGGGCGCCGCGCTGAAGCTGCCTCAGCCGAAGCTGGCCGAGTCCGGTGCTCCGGCCTCCGAGCGCGTGAAGGTGCGCATCGAGGACGCGACCCGCTGCACGCGCTATGCGGCGCGCGTGGTGGAGAACGTCACCATTCGCCCGTCTCCGGCGTGGATGCAGGAGCGGCTGAAGTCGTGCGGCGTGCGCGCCATCAACAACGTGGTGGACGTCACCAACTACGTGCTCCTCGAGTACGGGCAGCCGCTGCACGCGTTCGACCTGGACAAGCTGGCGGGCCCGGAGATCGTCGTGCGTACGGCAGGGCGCGGCGAGAAGATGCACACGCTCGATGGCAGGGAGCGCGCGCTGGATCCGGATGACTTGCTCATCTGCGATCGCGACCGGCCGCAGGCCATCGCGGGCGTGATGGGAGGCGGGGACAGCGAGGTGTCGCAGGGCACGACGCGCATCGTGCTGGAGTCGGCGCACTTCGTGGGCTCCAGCGTGCGGCGCACGGCGAAGCGGCACGCGCTGCACACCGAGGCGTCGCACCGGTTCGAGCGAGGCACGGACCTGGATGCCGTCATCCCCGCGGTGGATCGGGCCGCGCAGCTCATCGCGGAGCTGTCGGGTGGCACGGTGGCGCCGGGGCGGGTGGACGTCTATCCCGAGCCCAAGCCCGCGCGTCGCGTGACGCTGCGCTATGGCCGCGTGGAGCGCGTGCTCGGTGTGGCGGTGGCGGAGGCCGAGTGCCGGCGCATCCTCGGCGCGCTGGGGTTCAAGGCCGTGGAGGAGGGCGAGGGGCAGACGACGTATGACGTGCCTCGGGCGCGCGTGGACGTGGAGCGCGAGGAGGACCTCATGGAGGAGGTTGCTCGCGTCTTCGGCTACGACAACATCCCGGCCCGCCTGCCGCGTGGCCTGGACACGCTGGTGCCCGAGCCTGCCTCCGCGGAGGCCGAGCGGCGCCTGCGCCATGCGCTGAGCGGCGCGGGGCTGAACGAGGTGGTGAACTACTCGTTCGTCGCGCCAAAGAGCCTGGAGGTTCTCGGGGCGAAGGACGCGCCGATCGCCCTGGTGAATCCGCTCAGCGTCGAGCAGTCGGTGATGCGGACGAGCCTGCTGCCGGGCCTGCTGGAGAACCTCTCGCGCAGCGTGCGCCACCAGGTGGAGTCGGTGGCCCTGTACGAGACGGGGCGGGCCTACTACCGCGACGCGCAGGGCGGGCAGGGGATGCGCCCGGCCGCGCGCGAGGTGCCGCGTGTGGCGGGCCTGCTCTGGGGCCTCCGCGGCGGGGGACGGAGCTGGACGCAGAAGGACGCGCGGATGGACTTCTACGACGCCAAGGGCGCCGTGGAGGCGCTGCTCCACGAGCTGCACGTCACGGGCGCGACCTTCTCGTCCGCCGAGCGGCCGGCATACCACCCGCGCACGTGTGCCCAGGTGGCGCTCGCGGACGGGACGGTGCTGGGGCACGTGGGCGAGGTTCATCCCCGCGTGACGAAGGCGCTGGGGCTGCCCGAGGGCGTGCTCGTGTTCGAGCTGGACACGGAGCCGCTGTACGCGGCGTCGCGTCTGGTGGCCGAGAGCCAGCCCTTGCCGAAGTACCCGGCGGTGCTGCGAGATCTCGCGGTGGTGGTCCCGGTGGAGCTGGCGAACGAGGAGGTTCGCCGGGTCATCCTGGAAGTGGGGGCGCCGCTGGTGGAGGACGCGCTCGTGTTCGACGTGTACA
- a CDS encoding uracil-DNA glycosylase encodes MTKWERLHQDIVECRACPRLVEWREEVARVKRRAYRDWTYWGRPVPGFGDPRARLVLVGLAPAAHGANRTGRMFTGDRSGDFLFAGLHRAGFANQPTSEHRDDGLRLKDAFIVAAGRCAPPDNKPEPEELARCAPFMDRELALLPARVLLALGAIGWNAALVALARTGVVIPSPRPAFGHGAELPLPGGRTLVGCYHVSQQNTQTGRLTPAMFDAVMARVHTLLASGA; translated from the coding sequence GTGACGAAGTGGGAGCGGCTGCATCAGGACATCGTGGAGTGCCGTGCCTGCCCTCGCCTCGTGGAGTGGCGCGAGGAAGTGGCCCGGGTGAAGCGACGGGCCTACCGGGATTGGACCTACTGGGGCCGCCCCGTGCCGGGGTTTGGTGATCCGCGGGCTCGGCTCGTCCTGGTGGGGTTGGCGCCAGCCGCTCATGGGGCGAACCGGACAGGGCGGATGTTCACGGGCGACCGCTCCGGGGACTTCCTCTTCGCGGGACTTCACCGCGCGGGCTTCGCGAACCAGCCGACGAGCGAGCATCGCGACGACGGGCTCCGCCTGAAGGACGCGTTCATCGTCGCGGCGGGGCGGTGTGCGCCCCCGGACAACAAGCCCGAGCCGGAGGAGCTGGCCCGCTGTGCCCCCTTCATGGACCGGGAGCTGGCGCTGCTGCCCGCTCGGGTGCTGCTCGCGCTGGGGGCCATTGGCTGGAACGCCGCGCTGGTGGCGTTGGCTCGGACCGGCGTCGTGATTCCCTCGCCGCGACCAGCGTTCGGCCATGGCGCCGAGCTGCCCCTGCCGGGCGGGCGAACGCTGGTGGGCTGCTACCACGTCAGCCAGCAGAACACGCAGACCGGCCGGCTCACCCCAGCCATGTTCGACGCAGTGATGGCCCGCGTTCACACCTTGCTGGCGAGCGGGGCGTGA
- the infC gene encoding translation initiation factor IF-3, whose amino-acid sequence MSEDVHIVRDQRTNRRIRAREVRVVGPNAEQLGVMSIEAALERAQSDGLDLVEVNPMAKPPVCKIMDYGKFKYEEKKKASEAKKKQVVVHLKEVKLRPKTEEHDYEFKVRNVRRFLEEGNKAKVTIMFRGREITHKELGSAILDDVVKDLKEVAVVEQVPRMEGRQMFMILAPSPKVAQRARELARQQADAAAKKAEAKPGEGTKVGEGGKVEAGSSGSKGSEAAPVVAAQAGMVPATGNAAPGGTK is encoded by the coding sequence ATTTCGGAGGATGTTCACATCGTTCGCGATCAAAGAACGAATCGGCGTATCCGTGCTCGGGAGGTCCGCGTCGTAGGACCGAACGCCGAGCAGCTCGGCGTCATGTCGATCGAAGCAGCCCTGGAACGGGCGCAATCGGATGGGCTTGACCTTGTAGAGGTCAATCCGATGGCGAAGCCGCCGGTCTGCAAGATCATGGACTACGGCAAGTTCAAGTACGAGGAGAAGAAAAAAGCCTCGGAAGCCAAGAAGAAGCAGGTCGTGGTCCACCTCAAAGAGGTGAAGCTCCGTCCCAAGACGGAAGAGCACGATTACGAGTTCAAGGTCCGCAACGTTCGCCGCTTCCTGGAAGAAGGAAACAAGGCGAAGGTCACGATCATGTTTCGTGGCCGCGAAATCACCCACAAGGAGCTGGGCAGCGCCATCCTTGATGACGTGGTGAAGGATCTGAAGGAAGTGGCGGTCGTCGAGCAGGTGCCGCGCATGGAAGGGCGGCAGATGTTCATGATCCTCGCGCCGAGCCCGAAGGTCGCTCAGCGGGCCCGTGAGCTCGCGCGACAGCAGGCCGACGCCGCCGCGAAGAAGGCAGAAGCAAAGCCCGGTGAGGGCACGAAGGTGGGCGAGGGCGGGAAGGTGGAGGCTGGCTCGAGCGGCAGCAAGGGCTCCGAGGCAGCTCCGGTCGTGGCGGCCCAGGCGGGAATGGTTCCGGCCACGGGGAACGCCGCACCGGGCGGAACGAAATAG
- a CDS encoding FecR domain-containing protein, translating to MTRQRGGWLQFARWLLLVVLAPSWAFAAIGRVEVLEGTASRAPEQGSAQSLNVGSDIEVRDTLEVGAASNLKLVLNDGSVLMLGERSRLFISEADFEGQERKGFVARLGLGKVWASVKKALAGSSAKFEVETDRAVAGVRGTMFRVDAAAPTVAGALSPSTLVQVSEGQVQVAARVRKAAGKGGTAPPKPGPSGRVQVDGPHEVSLDEWEQTFIQLQKDRQVRVDGELGKATVGALDRKVANDAFGQFVKRNQPTKAP from the coding sequence GTGACGCGACAGCGCGGAGGATGGCTTCAATTCGCTCGGTGGCTGCTGCTCGTCGTGCTGGCTCCAAGCTGGGCCTTCGCGGCCATCGGTCGCGTGGAAGTGCTCGAAGGCACGGCCTCGCGAGCACCCGAGCAAGGTTCCGCGCAGTCGCTGAACGTGGGCTCGGACATCGAGGTGCGGGACACGCTGGAGGTGGGCGCCGCGTCGAACCTCAAGCTCGTGTTGAACGATGGCAGCGTGCTGATGCTCGGGGAGCGCAGCCGGTTGTTCATCAGCGAGGCGGACTTCGAGGGACAGGAACGCAAGGGCTTCGTCGCCAGGCTCGGCCTGGGCAAGGTCTGGGCGAGCGTGAAGAAGGCGCTGGCGGGCTCCTCCGCCAAGTTCGAGGTGGAGACGGACCGAGCGGTGGCGGGTGTGCGCGGCACGATGTTCCGCGTGGATGCCGCGGCGCCGACCGTCGCGGGCGCGCTGTCTCCCTCGACATTGGTGCAGGTCTCGGAGGGGCAGGTGCAGGTCGCGGCGCGCGTGCGAAAGGCCGCGGGGAAGGGCGGAACAGCACCTCCCAAGCCCGGACCGTCGGGGCGCGTGCAGGTGGATGGGCCGCATGAAGTGTCGCTGGATGAGTGGGAGCAGACCTTCATCCAGCTTCAGAAGGACCGTCAGGTCCGGGTGGACGGTGAGCTGGGCAAGGCCACGGTCGGTGCGTTGGACCGCAAGGTGGCGAACGATGCGTTCGGGCAGTTCGTGAAGCGCAATCAGCCAACGAAGGCGCCGTAG
- the rpmI gene encoding 50S ribosomal protein L35, whose amino-acid sequence MPKLKTRSSAKKRFQVKKGGKVKFGKAFSKHLFTFSKTPKSKRGNRGTSHLRDMDAKKVIKELFPYGA is encoded by the coding sequence ATGCCCAAGTTGAAGACCCGTAGCAGCGCGAAGAAGCGCTTCCAGGTGAAGAAGGGCGGCAAGGTCAAGTTTGGTAAGGCCTTCAGCAAGCACCTGTTCACCTTCTCCAAGACGCCCAAGTCGAAGCGCGGCAACCGTGGCACCAGCCACCTGCGCGACATGGACGCGAAGAAGGTCATCAAGGAGCTGTTCCCCTACGGGGCCTGA
- a CDS encoding AI-2E family transporter, producing MESESLPEAEGRRIDFIWSAVMVGSLGWVFALLSVFGGVAVPVLLALTGAYALNPLVTALERRGMRRALGTTCVFVAGLLVWVGAMLYLVPVFRDEAAKLPEFFQRASTEVVPRIEALLGVSLPELVSRRAAEMGEKASELLQSAGPTAARLVASFAGNTARFVATLLGLAVVPVLAFFFLKDYPALVERVQALLPRRAVTLVSGRFREVDEVLSAFVRGQLTVGAILSVLYVSGLSVARIDLAIVIGVLAGFGNMVPYLGTGIGVVLSLLGVLLSWQGPWQFAVVAATFIVAQAAEGLVITPRVVGEKVGLAPVAVIIAVLAFGELFGFVGILLAVPASAILKVVLRVVIQRYRRTALYLGEARGP from the coding sequence GTGGAGTCGGAGTCCTTGCCTGAAGCCGAGGGACGTCGCATCGACTTCATCTGGTCCGCGGTGATGGTGGGCTCGTTGGGTTGGGTGTTCGCGCTGTTGTCCGTCTTCGGGGGCGTGGCGGTGCCGGTGTTGCTCGCGCTGACGGGCGCGTATGCCCTGAACCCGCTCGTGACGGCGCTCGAGCGACGAGGGATGCGGCGAGCGCTGGGGACCACATGTGTCTTCGTCGCGGGCCTGCTCGTGTGGGTGGGCGCGATGCTCTACCTCGTGCCGGTGTTCCGCGACGAGGCGGCGAAGCTGCCAGAGTTCTTCCAGCGCGCGAGCACCGAGGTCGTGCCGCGAATCGAGGCGCTCCTCGGTGTCTCCCTGCCCGAACTGGTGAGCCGTCGCGCGGCGGAGATGGGCGAGAAGGCCTCCGAGCTGCTCCAGAGCGCGGGCCCCACCGCGGCGCGATTGGTCGCGAGCTTCGCGGGCAACACAGCGCGCTTCGTGGCCACGCTGCTGGGGTTGGCGGTGGTGCCGGTGCTCGCGTTCTTCTTCCTCAAGGACTACCCCGCGCTCGTCGAACGCGTGCAGGCGCTGCTGCCCCGTCGAGCCGTGACGCTCGTGAGTGGCCGATTCCGCGAAGTGGATGAGGTGCTGTCCGCGTTCGTGCGAGGCCAGCTCACGGTTGGAGCCATCCTGTCGGTGCTGTACGTGTCGGGGCTGTCGGTGGCCCGCATTGACCTGGCCATCGTGATCGGCGTGCTCGCGGGCTTCGGCAACATGGTGCCGTACCTGGGGACGGGCATCGGAGTGGTGCTGTCGTTGCTGGGCGTCCTGTTGTCGTGGCAAGGCCCGTGGCAGTTCGCCGTGGTGGCTGCCACGTTCATCGTCGCGCAGGCTGCCGAAGGGCTCGTCATCACGCCGCGCGTGGTGGGCGAGAAGGTGGGGCTGGCCCCGGTGGCGGTCATCATCGCGGTGCTCGCCTTCGGAGAGCTGTTCGGCTTCGTGGGCATCCTCCTCGCGGTGCCCGCCAGTGCCATCCTGAAGGTGGTGCTGCGCGTGGTCATTCAGCGCTATCGCCGCACGGCGCTGTATCTGGGCGAGGCGCGAGGCCCGTGA